A genomic segment from Chlorogloeopsis sp. ULAP01 encodes:
- the ssb gene encoding single-stranded DNA-binding protein, which yields MNYINKVMLVGRCGQEPDLKFFESGAVKASISIAVRPPYRSEQALWFDLVAWGNQAEVIGNYVRKGTQIAITGEFGFDRWADKNSGTMRQKPVITINAIELLGSPRREESTSTSTPNETQAVANANF from the coding sequence ATGAACTATATCAACAAAGTCATGCTAGTTGGCAGATGTGGACAAGAACCTGACCTAAAATTTTTCGAGTCGGGTGCAGTTAAGGCTTCAATCTCTATTGCAGTAAGACCACCCTACAGAAGTGAGCAAGCCCTTTGGTTTGATTTAGTCGCTTGGGGAAATCAAGCAGAAGTGATTGGAAATTACGTTCGTAAGGGAACTCAGATTGCAATTACTGGCGAGTTTGGATTTGATCGTTGGGCTGATAAAAATTCTGGCACTATGCGGCAAAAGCCTGTAATCACAATCAACGCTATCGAATTATTGGGTTCACCTCGTAGGGAAGAATCTACATCTACTTCTACACCAAACGAAACACAGGCTGTAGCTAACGCGAATTTCTAG